The sequence TAAGTGGATCAGCGGTTTCAAAGATGATCTCAAGGAGCAGCAGGATAAATGAACTGGACTTTTTAAAAGAGATGGTTTGCACGTAGGCTACGCTTTTCCGCTGCAGCCATAAAGTCCGGCATTGGTTAATGCCCGTTCTCCACTATTGTTAAAGCCTCCCTTTTTTAACATCTAATTGGACGACAACAGGAATTGTGTGTGTTCATGCCTGAAGATTTTGGGAATTATTTGTGAAATTGAGAAAAGACGGGAGGTGGTGTCTCGGATTTGAGGTCTGGCGAGGCTGAATCAATAATTCACCTGCGAGGTGAATCATTAATTGACTGTGCAGGAATCATTAAGTTACCTGCGAGGTGAACTACTTAATCATCTACGATGTGAATCAGCTGAATCATTAAATCATCTACGGGGTAAATCATTAAATCACCAGCAGAAGTACTCACTAAATCACCTGCGAGGCAAACCACACACCCCGCACCTCATGTCTTTTTATTATTTTTATTCCCAAATGCAGCTTTTATAACTGTTCAAACTTCATTATTCCTTATAACCGTTCTAAATGAACAAATCGAGCAGTTAATCTCTGTACTGCTTGAAACCAGAAGTTAATCCGCGCAGCCCAGTATTGCCCGGAAACAAACAATGCAAATATCAAGATTTCTCCTCCTGCTTACTTTAATCTTTCCAGTGAGTCCTCTCTTTGGGGCCGCAACAGACAGTGCAGAAACTGTCCCCTCTAAAGACAGCAGGAAAAAACAGGAAATAACAGACTCGATATTTTATGAATCAGACCTGATAAACTATGATGCCGAATCACAAATTCTCAATCTGCACGGAAAAGCTCTGGTCAAATATCAGAATATAAAGTTAATCGCAGACACCATTACCTACGATATAGAAAACAACCTCTTCACTGCAACCGGTATGCCTCAGCTTATTGAGGGTGGAGACACGACTGTCGGTGATTATATGGTTTACAATATAAAAACCAGAAGAGGACGGGTCAGGTATGCCTCAACAAGTGTGGAAGACGGCTACTTTACAGGTCAGAGAATTGTCAAGTCAGATAAAAATGAACTCTATGTGGATCAGGGAGACTACACGACCTGTGCGCATATCGACACGCCGGATTATTACTTTTACGGAAAAAGCATAAAACTTATCCCCAATGATAAAATCATCAGCAGACCCGTAGTGTTTAACATTGGTGATGCGCCGGTTGCTGTCCTCCCCTATTTTATCTTCCCTCTGGAACGCAACCGACGAAGCGGGCTTCTGACTCCGATCTGGGGAGGACATCCTACAAGCGGCGGTTATGTCGATAACATAGGTTATTACTTCGCTCCAAACGATTACCTGGACTTTCTTATCAAGGGAAAAATCTCGGAATTCCGCCAGTTTGTGCTTGAAGGAGGGAGCAGTTATGCTATTAAGTATCTATTGAACGGCAGAATTTCCGGAAGATATGCTTTTGATTCAGAATTCCAGAAAAGTTCACAGCAGTGGGAAATCAACTATTCGCACAACCAGAAGCTTACTCCCGATGGATTGACACAGCTTTACGGAAGCGGAAGACTGGTCTCTCATGAGAAATTCTATGTAGATAACTCAGAATTAGATGAAGAACTGCTTAATCAGAATGTTTCTGCGAGTATGTCTCTTTCCCGCAGGCTTGAGAGCATAAATGCATCCGCTGCGATTAACTGGAAGAGAGATTATAATCTTGGCACCAAAAAAATTACCGAGGATCTCCCCTCTTTCAACTTCAGTCTTCCCTCCAGGCCATTTTTCTCCGTTCCCACTGGAAAAGATGAGAGATGGTATAACAAAATCTATTTCGGTTACAATATGCAAGGTGTCAATAAACACAAAGAAGATCCGGCAAACCTTATAAAAGCCTCTTACAGACCAGGAATCACTCAGTCACTGGATATCTCAGCCCCCCAGGTTCTCTTTGGATGCATTGATGTCAATCCCAGCATCTCTGCAAGGGTTTCCTCCTTTTATGGATTTATGGACAGGGATACTACCGGTTATGACACCCTGACCCGGGATACACTGTACATGCTGAAGTATCCATTCAAGGATAATCTGTCCGATGATGAATGGAAAGTTGTCAGCCGCGACACAATCACAGTGGATAATTATGGAAATCCCGACAGTATCCTGGTCAGGCGAACCAACCAGAAGATCCTTCCGATTAAGAATATTCATGAGAACGAAATCGCACATGATGCAGTCTTTAACGCTGGTGTAAGCCTTTCTACAAAACTGTATGGTATCTTTCCAATAAAAATCTTCAATTTCGCCGCTCTGCGCCATACATTAACCCCCAGCATAAGCTACACTCTTTTCCCGGAGCACAAACAGAAATATGATTTCTTTGATATCGAGGGTATCCCGGTAAGCCAGCCTTACAAAAGAAGACAGGAAATGGGATTGAGACTTCACAATCAGTTTGATGGTAAAATAGTGACACCGGGTAAAGAGGGTGAAAAACCGACAGAGAAGAAATTCCCCATCCTTTCTGTCGACATGTCCACCAGTTATGATTTTGAAAAAGACAGCCTCAAATTCAGTGATCTGAGACTTTCAGCCTCAACGAACATTAAAGGACTTTCCCTGAGTTTTAATTCCGACTTCTGGCTTTACGATCAGAACAATAATCTTCATACACCAATAATGAAAAACATGTCTCTCAACTTCAGCACCGGGACACTCGGATTAAATGGGAAACTCTGGGGAGGAGACCTGCTTGTTCTGGACTCGCTTCATCCAAACGACCCTGTCAAGTATGCCAATGCCGGTCCCCAGGAATGGAGTGTAAGTCTTTCACCCCGGTACACTTATACTTTGAAAAGGACTCACCCTTCGGAGATGTTTGTTCCTGAAAAGTATTACAGCCTCAGTGCTTCAGCTTCTCTGAAATTCACAAGAAACTGGGGAATACAATGGAGCAGTGTTTATAACTTTATGGAAAATCAATGGGTGCAGAACAGCTTCAGAATAAGCTGCGATATGGAATGCTGGGATATGAGATTTGAATGGCGACCCGAAAAACTCAATCCCGGATACTATTTCCTCATTAACATAAAGAAAATTCCGGAAATTAAGTGGGAGAAGAGAAACTGATTAGACACGAAGTCTTTCGCATTCCTTTTCATCTGCCGGCTTCACCTTTAAAATCATAGTGTTCCCTTTGTGCTGCACTTTAACCTTTACTTCAGGCTCATTGCGGGCTTTTGTATACCGCGCTGTTATAGCCCCTGCAAGCTCAAGCTGTTCCAATGTCGCTTCTCCACGCAGCACACAACAGGGGCCGGTGACCTCAGCCAACTGAAGCACATAGTCATCATCTGTAAATATCTTCTCCAGGGTATGATTCTCTGAATCATTTCTAGCTATAACCGCCTTCAGCCCCGGTCCCAGCCTGAAATGCCGTCCGTATGCCAGAAGCTTGAAATCTGCAAGCGTAAAATCCGGGTTGGAAGATACCATTTCCAGAAAACGTCTCGCAGGGTCAACATTCGTGAGTACGCATCCACCTGCAGGAGAAGAATGTTTAAGTGAATGAGTTCTGGCATATTGAAGCTGCTGATTTCTGCCCCTCCCTGAGATTGCCATCAGTTTTTCCCTGTCGATCAGACCATTCTGTTCAGGTATGCTGGGACGAAGCAATTTGGCGGAAAGCGGTCTGACCAGCCTTCCTTTGAGACCGGTATCACTCTCCACTTTGTAAAGACAATCCAGACGCTGTGACATGGGACGCTGACCAATGACTTCGCCTGTTGCAATGAAAGAGGCATCCTCAGATTCCATAATTTTCCTGGCTTTTCTGAGGCGATGGATCCTGCAGTCCATACAGGGATTGGCATTCTTGCCGTAGCCAAAACGGGGATCCCTTATCATTTCCAGAAACTCCTCCCCTTCCTCCACTATCATCAGCGGAACATCGAGCGCCTCAGCGTAGGTTCTGACCCGCTCGTGGGAAAGGCCCATCCCGGAATAGAACGGGAGCACAAAATGCAGTGCTTTAATGGATAGCCCCTGGCTTTTAAGGAGATGTGTTGACACTACACTATCAAGACCACCGGAGAACATTACCAGACCATCAATCATGAAAAGACACTCATCTCCTTTTCTTTAACGAAAACAGAAGCAGTTGCTTCACAAATAAAACATATTCAGAAAAATTCAGCTTGCTGTGACTGTATTCGCGTGTGCGGAATCTGAATGGAACATCCTTTACTTTGCTGTAATTCCCCTTTACCAGGATTTCAAAGAGGATCT comes from Fibrobacter sp. and encodes:
- a CDS encoding LPS-assembly protein LptD, whose amino-acid sequence is MQISRFLLLLTLIFPVSPLFGAATDSAETVPSKDSRKKQEITDSIFYESDLINYDAESQILNLHGKALVKYQNIKLIADTITYDIENNLFTATGMPQLIEGGDTTVGDYMVYNIKTRRGRVRYASTSVEDGYFTGQRIVKSDKNELYVDQGDYTTCAHIDTPDYYFYGKSIKLIPNDKIISRPVVFNIGDAPVAVLPYFIFPLERNRRSGLLTPIWGGHPTSGGYVDNIGYYFAPNDYLDFLIKGKISEFRQFVLEGGSSYAIKYLLNGRISGRYAFDSEFQKSSQQWEINYSHNQKLTPDGLTQLYGSGRLVSHEKFYVDNSELDEELLNQNVSASMSLSRRLESINASAAINWKRDYNLGTKKITEDLPSFNFSLPSRPFFSVPTGKDERWYNKIYFGYNMQGVNKHKEDPANLIKASYRPGITQSLDISAPQVLFGCIDVNPSISARVSSFYGFMDRDTTGYDTLTRDTLYMLKYPFKDNLSDDEWKVVSRDTITVDNYGNPDSILVRRTNQKILPIKNIHENEIAHDAVFNAGVSLSTKLYGIFPIKIFNFAALRHTLTPSISYTLFPEHKQKYDFFDIEGIPVSQPYKRRQEMGLRLHNQFDGKIVTPGKEGEKPTEKKFPILSVDMSTSYDFEKDSLKFSDLRLSASTNIKGLSLSFNSDFWLYDQNNNLHTPIMKNMSLNFSTGTLGLNGKLWGGDLLVLDSLHPNDPVKYANAGPQEWSVSLSPRYTYTLKRTHPSEMFVPEKYYSLSASASLKFTRNWGIQWSSVYNFMENQWVQNSFRISCDMECWDMRFEWRPEKLNPGYYFLINIKKIPEIKWEKRN